One region of Vigna angularis cultivar LongXiaoDou No.4 chromosome 10, ASM1680809v1, whole genome shotgun sequence genomic DNA includes:
- the LOC108319836 gene encoding MADS-box protein SVP, with translation MAREKIQIRKIDNATARQVTFSKRRRGLFKKAEELSVLCDADVALIIFSSTGKLFEYSSSSMKEILEKHHLHSKNLAKMEQPSLELQLVENSNCSRLSKEVAEKSHQLRQLRGEDLQGLNIDELQQLERSLETGLGRVIEKKGEKIMEEIADLQRKGMVLMEENERLKHHVAGMVNGQRRGGAGSENFVMDEGQSSESVTYVCNSAGPPQDYESSDTSLKLGLPYSG, from the exons ATGGCGAGGGAGAAGATTCAGATTAGGAAGATCGACAACGCCACCGCCAGGCAGGTTACGTTCTCCAAGCGTCGCAGAGGGCTCTTCAAGAAAGCCGAGGAGCTTTCCGTTCTCTGTGATGCTGATGTTGCCCTCATAATCTTCTCTTCTACTGGGAAACTCTTTGAGTACTCAAGCTCCAg CATGAAGGAGATACTTGAGAAGCATCATTTGCACTCAAAGAACCTAGCAAAGATGGAACAGCCATCTCTCGAGTTGCAG CTGGTTGAAAACAGCAACTGCAGCAGATTGAGCAAGGAAGTTGCCGAGAAGAGCCATCAACTAAG GCAGCTAAGAGGAGAGGATCTTCAGGGTCTAAACATAGATGAATTGCAACAGCTGGAGAGGTCTCTAGAAACTGGATTGGGGCGTGTGATAGAAAAGAAG GGAGAGAAAATTATGGAAGAGATCGCTGATCTCCAAAGAAAG GGAATGGTATTGATGGAAGAGAACGAGCGACTAAAACATCAc GTGGCGGGCATGGTTAATGGTCAAAGACGTGGTGGTGCCGGATCTGAGAACTTTGTTATGGATGAAGGTCAGTCTTCAGAGTCTGTCACCTACGTTTGCAATTCTGCAGGACCTCCGCAGGACTATGAAAGCTCAGATACGTCCCTCAAACTGGG GCTGCCATACTCAGGTTGA
- the LOC108319827 gene encoding very-long-chain (3R)-3-hydroxyacyl-CoA dehydratase PASTICCINO 2A, with translation MAGFFSLLRRVYLTAYNFTLFGGWFLVLFTVLKTLKESGHENLYIAAEKPFLFSQTAAVLEILHGLVGLVRSPVTATLPQIGSRLFVAWGILWSFPETRTHVLVTSLLISWSITEIIRYAFFCLKEAFGSSPSWLLWLRYSTFIVLYPTGISSEVGLIYIALPFIKASVKYCIRMPNKWNFSFDYFCAAIVVLGIYVPGSIHLYSYMLAQRKKALSKSKKE, from the exons ATGGCGGGTTTCTTCTCCCTTCTCAGGCGTGTCTACCTCACCGCCTACAATTTTACCCTCTTCGGTGGATG GTTTCTGGTTCTGTTTACTGTTCTGAAGACGCTGAAGGAATCGGGCCATGAAAACTTATACATTGCTGCcgaaaaaccttttcttttttcccaAACTGCAGCTGTTCTCGAG ATTCTTCATGGTTTGGTCG GTCTCGTGCGGTCTCCAGTAACAGCAACCTTGCCGCAGATAGGTTCAAGGTTGTTCGTGGCTTGGGGCATTTTATGGAGTTTCCCCGAG ACTCGGACTCATGTGCTCGTTACCTCCCTACTAATCAGCTGGTCCATCACCGAG ATTATTCGCTATGCTTTCTTTTGCTTGAAAGAGGCATTTGGATCTTCCCCTTCATGGCTTTTGTGGCTCAG GTATAGCACCTTTATAGTGCTATATCCAACAGGCATCAGCAGCGAAGTTGGTCTGATATACATTGCCTTGCCATTCATCAAG GCATCAGTTAAGTACTGCATAAGGATGCCTAACAAATGGAACTTCTCATTCGATTACTTTTGTGCTGCTATTGTTGTGTTGGGAATCTATGTTCCAG GTAGCATACATCTGTATAGTTACATGCTTGCACAGAGGAAGAAAGCTCTATCAAAATCAAAGAAAGAGTAG